The DNA region gttaaaattttcataagtaactgtaatttaattaatcattttttcttagtaactgtaactgattacagttacatttattttgtaattaaattacgtaacgccgttacatgtaactagttactccccaacactggtaatgggtgtatatatacatatttccctgaactacatttcagatgcagttaatatatttaaatgaaaacgaaaggaatcagtggtatttgatatcctattttattttattgtaaatatacagagaggacaatagcagtagccaaggcgagctgactgatgttatcaagtacgctgctgtcaatcaaacaatcatgggaggggcctccgaccatgtgacgtcacatggtCAGACgactcgatttgagaaagggctAAACATTTaatgatattacaaaaaaaaaaccactttgTGGTATTTTAGCATTATAAGGTAgttgtgtgtacacacactgccaacacacatttcagttcaaacaacttgtaaaagtgaatgtagcattatatgacccctttaaggaaaTATCACTGCTCTGCTTACATGCTCAGgccaacaagctcaaaataaaaggcatttttccAGTGACAGATGAGAATTGTTTCCAGATGTCTGACTTGCCTTGCTTTTGTCAAGTAAACAGCAGCTTTCATTTTCTTCTCAACTTCTTGTGTTGACATTTCTACTACACACCACCGTTCCCCGCGGGTCTCCAGCCAAATTTTCTGACAGCCCACTCCTGCCCGCTGACTTGTGCGGTCACACCGGGCCCCGcacttaaatttatgcatttagcagacgctttgaGGAGTAAACGGACTGAATGAGCCCCCCACCCCCCAGCCGGGAACGCTCCCTACTTTGCACCGGGCCACGCATCAGATAAGTACGGCCCGGTATACACTTAAAGGCTTCTCTCTGGTGTGAAGCCTCATGTGATACTTGAAGgtataataaattgtaaaatccTTTCACACAGGTTGCGTTTGGGAGGTTTCACTCCCCAGTGAATTCTCCTATGCCTCCTAAGGCCAATCAATTTATGGCACTCGTTACATATAAAACTTTTTCTCTTTTGAGTGAATCCTCATGTGTCTCTCAAGGGCAGCTTTACCtgcgaaactctttccacactgatcacatttgaacggcttctctccggtgtgaacgTTCATGTGATACATGAGGCCTACCTTGTTTGTGAAGACCTTCCCACATGTTTTACAGATGAAACGGCTCTTTCCAGTGTGACTTATCATGTGGGAGTCAAGAGCTGTTTTAtatgtgaaactctttccacactgagtgcaggtgtaaggcttctctccagtgtgaagtcTCATGTGGGTTTTAAGACTTCGTTTTTCAGTGAAACTTCTTCCACACTGTTGACATACCAAACAGTTCTCTCCCAAGTGAATCTTCAAGTGGTTATTGAGGCTTGCTTTACaaatgaaactctttccacactgatcacatttgaacggcttctctccggtgtgaacgTTCATGTGATACATGAGGCCCACCTTGTTTGTGAAGACCTTCCCACATGTTTTACAGATGAAACGGCTCTTTCCAGTGTGACTTATCATGTGGGACTCGAGAGTTTTTTTATacgtgaaactctttccacactgattgCAAAAgtaaggcttttctccagtgtgaactctcatgtggacTCTAAGATGTGCTTTGTGAGCGAAACGTCTTCCGCATTGTTGACATACAAAGCAGTTCTCTTCCGAATGAATCTTCAAGTGGTTATTAAAGCTTATTTTACGAAGaaatctctttccacactgatcgcATTCaaacggcttctctccagtgtgaacgtTCATGTGTGACTTCAGGTCTAGTTCTGTTGTGAAGCTCTTTTCACATTGTTGGCATGCAAAAGGCTGCGGTCCAATGTGAACTTTCATGTGATTTAGAAGGGTTTGTTTTCgattgaaactctttccacactcttGGCAGGTAAAATCTCTCTCTCCGGTGTGAGTTCTCATGTGTACTTTCAGGCTTGCAGTTTGAACATAACTCTTTCCACATCGTTGGCAGGTGTAAGGATCCTCTTCATCGTGGATTCTCATGTGTACTAGAAGGCTTTGATATTCACTGAACCTCTTTCCACACAGTTGGCAGGTGAAACCCTTCTCTTCATTGTGGATTCCCATATGGGCTCTAAGGCTTTCATCTTCACTGAAACCCTGTCCACAATATTGGCAGGTGTAAGGATTCTCTCCATTGTGGATTCCCATGTGGATTCTAAGGCTTTCAGGGTGAATGAAATTCATCCCACACTCAAAGCAGGTGAAATAACCCTTAGTTTGTTTTTCTTCGGAGGAAGTCTTTTCAGTCTGTGGGCACCTAAAAGAGTTCCCTTCAGTTTTGAAATGATTCTTAGTTGGAACTGTCTCTTCTATTTGATTCAGTACTTCATGTTCCTCTTTCAGCAGCATCATGCCTaagacaaaaagacaaataaagGTTTACCCCAGTTTAATGACATAGCCACAGACATCAAAACATTTGTATACATTTAAAGAATTAAAATCAACATGgataatcaaaaccaaaaatATGTACAATAGACCCCGTAGTTAGTAGATTCAATAATCAAAGTGTTTATTGTAATGTGTACAGAAAGGTAAAACAAGTTTTTGTTGTACAATGAATACCAAAACAAGTGCAAAAACTATGTaaagaattaaaatataaaaaataagaaacatacacacactaatatagaaatatataaaaaatgaataaagactatacattttatatttaaatatataatatttaaatatagacaatgtaaatatagaaatataaactaGGTATGTGcaagtgttaaagaagatgtgctgtcctgatctaggaACACTCTTCAtgaactgcaagccgttctattcgccgcgggagtttcagtcgttcattctggttagtgtttacattcctcctcaagcacacgtgagctcagctttacagaaactcgctgaacagatcacagacacagaacaacaacaccccgactctgttttaatcattcttggggactttaataaagccaatctctcccatgaactgccaaaatacagacagcatgttacttgtcccacaagagacagtaatatattggatcactgttacacaacaataaatgatggatatcactctgttccacgagcagctttgggacgttctgatcaccttctggttcatcttataccgacctacagccagaaacttaaatctgctaaacctgtagtaaagactgtgaagagatggaccagcgaaacagagcaggatttacaggCTTggtttgacctcactgattggagtgtttttgaagctgctaccaccgatctggacgaactcacagagactgtaacatcctatattaatttctgtgaggatatatgcattcctaccagcccttatttaacatttaacaatgataagccatggtttacagtaaaactcagacaccttcgtcaggccaaagaggatgcctacagaaatggggacagggtcttgtacaatcaggccaggaacacactgaacaaagagattagagcggctaaaaagacctacgctaaaaagttggaagaccagtttacttccaacgactctacttcagtttggagaggactgagagccataacaaactacaagacaccatcccctttcactgaggctaatcaacgacttgctaacgacctgaatgagttttattgtagatttgaaacccccaacacccactctgaccatctccctacacaaccattaacacctcctgcaatccccctctccatacctcctgctcttcaaatctgtgaagatgatgtgcgccaggtcttcaagaaaaacaaaagaagaaaagcaccaggcccagatggcgttacaccagcctgtctgaaaatctgtactgaccagctggcccccatcttttcacagatcttcaacagatctctggagttgtgtgaagtgccttcctgcttcaaacgctccaccataatccccattccaaagaaacccaagataacaggacttaacgactacagtcctgtggctctaacgtctgtcgtcatgaagtcgtttgaaaaactggttctggctcatctgaaggacatcactggacccttactggaccccctgcagtttgcgtaccgagcaaacaggtccgtggatgatgcaatcaacatggcattgcacttcatcctgcaacatctggacaaaacagggacttatgtgaggatcctgtttgtggactttagttcggctttcaacaccatcatcccaacaaccctccagaccaaactgacccagctctctgttcctagctctatctgtcagtggatcaccagctttctgacagataggcaacagttagtgagactggggaaattcatgtcaaacagctgctccaccaacactggtgcccctcagggatgtgttctctcccctctgctcttctccctgtacaccaacgactgcacctctaaagacccctctgtcaagctcctgaagtttgcagacgacactacagtcatcggcctcatccaggacggtgacgagtctgcttacagacaagaggttgagcagctggctgtctagTGCAGTcctaacaacctggagctgaacacgctcaaaacagtggagatgactgtggactttaggagaaacccccctgcactccccccactcaccatcatgaacagcactgtggctgcagtggagtcattcagattcctgggaaccaccatctctcaggacctgaagtaggaaattcacattgactccattgtgaaaaaggcccaacaaaggttgtacttccttcgccagctgaggaagtttaacctgccacaggagctgctgagacagttctactcagccgtcattgagtcagttctgtgtacttcaattactgtctggtttggttcagctacaaaatcagacatcagaagactacagagaactgttcggactgctgaaaggattattggtgctcctctgcccaccctccaagaactgtacacatccagagtgaggaaaagggctcagaaaatcactctggatccctcacatccaagtcaccccatctttgaacttttgccatctggccggcgcctcagagccgcaaataccagaacagtcaggcacaagaacagtttcttcccccaggcaatctacctcaggaacagttaaatgttccccacttacgcAATGAAAATGCGcattatccttatatttatttgttactcctcaatcctagtacatccctgcatctaactcaatcctattccattatcatctacAGCATAACTacttatacaatttatttttaaatatttatt from Carassius carassius chromosome 1, fCarCar2.1, whole genome shotgun sequence includes:
- the LOC132132069 gene encoding gastrula zinc finger protein XlCGF57.1-like; this translates as MSMIKEEREEVRIDEQTPAGMMLLKEEHEVLNQIEETVPTKNHFKTEGNSFRCPQTEKTSSEEKQTKGYFTCFECGMNFIHPESLRIHMGIHNGENPYTCQYCGQGFSEDESLRAHMGIHNEEKGFTCQLCGKRFSEYQSLLVHMRIHDEEDPYTCQRCGKSYVQTASLKVHMRTHTGERDFTCQECGKSFNRKQTLLNHMKVHIGPQPFACQQCEKSFTTELDLKSHMNVHTGEKPFECDQCGKRFLRKISFNNHLKIHSEENCFVCQQCGRRFAHKAHLRVHMRVHTGEKPYFCNQCGKSFTYKKTLESHMISHTGKSRFICKTCGKVFTNKVGLMYHMNVHTGEKPFKCDQCGKSFICKASLNNHLKIHLGENCLVCQQCGRSFTEKRSLKTHMRLHTGEKPYTCTQCGKSFTYKTALDSHMISHTGKSRFICKTCGKVFTNK